Part of the Ktedonobacteraceae bacterium genome is shown below.
TTGGAATTTGTAGGTGTACCACACGCGTTTTATTAAACGGGGTACACCTATACATTTCAAGTGGAAAGGCGGAAAAGGATGGCGAGTAAAGGTAAAGAGAATCGCATCGTTGCCACATTAGCCTGCACCGTTTGCAAGCAGCGTAACTATGCGACCTCGAAGAATAAGAAGAATAATCCTGAGCGTCTTGAACTCAGGAAGTTTTGTCCTACCTGCCGTGTGCATACTGCCCACCGCGAAACCAAGTGATAGTAGTGTGATAGTATAAAAATACGGTCACTACTGATCGAGAAAGGTCGAACGTGGCAAATAAAATGGCTGACAAAAAGAAAAACGCTAGCCAGGG
Proteins encoded:
- the rpmG gene encoding 50S ribosomal protein L33 gives rise to the protein MASKGKENRIVATLACTVCKQRNYATSKNKKNNPERLELRKFCPTCRVHTAHRETK